CTGCCAAATCAATTACGCCTAAACCCAAATTGTGAGATTTATATATTTTGGAAGAGGGAAGTGCGCCTTAACTATTGTAATTCCATAGGATTTGAAACTTTTTACGGCCTACCGATAACTACCGATTTTTCTACAGTCAAGCTACCgatttaccaaaaaataatctGGCCACCCTGGTGACATttgcccttattccagatagagcttgacaTATAGAGCTTTGATTTTTTCAGGATGGGAAACACATTCGTTTACATTCGTTTTGGCTTTAAATTGTTttgattgttttatttatttacttcaaATCCAGCCTTGTTGCGGAAATTACTGAAAATAGTTTATATTAGTACCAAAATCATGAATAATTTTATCAAACATTGCAGAAAATCACTTAAAGTAGGTATCAATCTAGGTAATTGGTAGCAGGTGTTATTCATGCGATATTGAGTCTTGTTTTTCTTGTTTCAGCTTCCCCGAATAGTTGTGATTGGCAACGAAAGCTGTGACCTCGATTCCGCGGTTTGCAGCATTGCATTGGCTTTCCATCTGTCCAACTCTCTCGATGGTTTCCTCCGCACGGTCAAAGGTTCCGATTGCGTAGTGCCAGTATTGAATGTTACACGAGAAGACTTACCGCTGAAAACCGAGGTCGTGTACTTTCTGCAGGAGAATCGTGTCGAGTTGAATGATTTGATATGCAAGGACGAAATTGACCTGCCGGATGGACAAAGGGCCGAGACGTCATATGTCCTGGTGGACCATCATCTTTCCAAGCTTCGGTTGAATGTCGTTGGTGTGATAGATCACAGGCCGTTCGATTCAAACTCGAAGTTAAATGCTGGGATATTCCAGCTTATAGAACAGGTCGGTTCTTGTGCAACTCTGGTTTCAAAAATCGTGTTGGATTCCGTTAATTTGCATGAGAAGTCCAGCGACATTGCCGATCTGCTAAAGTTCCTGTATGGTGAGTATTATTCTTTATATTATGTCATGgaataacacggattttttttatgtcttagATCCTAGAGATATCTAGTTCTAGAGAGATTGTTTAAATTCCTACTTTTGTTAATGTATTTTGTGTTCTGCATATTCATTTTGTGTAAGTTGTATACAGATGAATTTACCCATTAATaagtgtggggtttgagtaaaatgcctttcAGCGTGttataatagattcacacatcagcgtgtcaatcggtgagcagcaagccatgattttgcctcttccagttagacctccgcggcgtgcatacgcattagggtgtcccaaaattggacaaagtctgggattttgggggctcaaccttcaaatgaaggcttagggtaaaacaaaagaaaaattgttctacgacaactctgggaaatgacgtttaggggtggccccgacgcgttttatgaaaaaagtgcattttttataggtaacatcgaaaataccggtatatcggaaagaaattcgatgaaacccatccattttatattttttacatttaacttagggtctatacttcatggtaaaactttgataccgcatgttttaggtctgtatattttcactgatgctttaaatgcccaaaaatgatgaatttttcttaatatttttttattaatgcatccaaaacgggtatccatcataatgctttcgaaactagatatacatgGAAAGATGGGAAATTtcataacgaatattttgctaaaaatagcaaccttctatctctatccgtttaaaagttattcacgatttactgcagcttggaaaaagactttttgaaatttcggatcataatacctggatcatgtttaagtaaaacaacgcctacttttccataccaaccaaatgagcgctttaataaccaatatagtattcatatgagttgcttaaaattgattttaatacttatttgagtgttataatggaaacccaacgatggaccagcagtaacatgactgactacaaattgttcagttagtctgggtgagtgctcaaatagattgatgaatatggtttcaaaactacccataggtaggttcagttttcgtgtcatggtttgacgagctgtgcaatgtttctcgataacatggaaattagaccatcttgattttttgcaagaacgatcatgtgaagcaaatccaactagatcattttgatatcgatttgtcatattttacgccatactgaagctcattttacgccattgcaaaaaatagagtgtgcaactaattgcaaaactcgattttatcagcactcgtagtatttatctcattcggaaagcctcgttggataaacgtacaatcatgctgattaaatcatctttttgcaactagttacacaaattactattatcattattattttataatgcatattgaaatatttggcatctaccatctacagaatctctggaaataagaacaatctacactaattacgaactattttgcctaccaatactgaatacaatgataaattgattgcatcgataaatcgggaccaaaatgatctggtgctggttaaaaaatcaagttggtcagaaaacaattaatttccatgttatcgtgaaacattgcacagctcaccaaaccatgaaacgatagctgaacctacctatgggtagttttaaaaccatattcatcaatctatttgagtactcacccagactaactgaacaatttgtagtcagtcatgttactgctggtccatcgttgggtttccattataacactcaaataagtattaaaatcaattttatgcaactcatatgaatactaTAAATATTGCTTATTAAAGCACTCaccaagctgcagtaaatcgtgaataacttttaaacggatagagatagaaagttgctatttttagcaaaatattcgttataaaattccccacctttctatgtatatctagtttcgaaagcattatgatggatacccgttttgaatgcattaataaaaaaatattaagaaaaatgcatcatttttgggcatttaaagcatcagtgaaaaatatatagagctaaaacatggggtatcaaagttttaccataaagtatagaccctaagttaaatgtaaaaaatataaaatggatgggtttcattgaatttctttccgatataccggtattttcgatgttacctataaaaaatgcacttttttcataaaacgcgtcggggccacccctaaacgtcatttcctagagttgtcgtagaacaatttttcttttgttataccctaagctttcatttgaaggttgagcccccaaaatcccagactttgtccaattttgggacaccctaatacgCATCCACGGGGAGTCGCcgtcataacttcgttccggccatttagggccacacattttggctaTCCTGCCAGTCaattttttggatcctgtcgctgatttcatgaggtgagttgaattcaagtggttaaattgtgacgagtgatatatttcagtttgcaaaatcacagggcgcgtctcgaagaccgtcggaaaatggtttgtggtttgcaaaatccaaaggacgcgtctcgaagaccgtcggaaaatggtttgtgatttgctaaatcacaagacgcgtctcgaagaccgtcggaaaatggtttgtggtttgctaaatcacaagacgcctctcgaagaccgtcggaaaatggtttgtggtttgctaaatcacaagacgcttctcgaaaaccgtcggaaaatgttttgtggtttgctaaatcacaagacgcgtctcgaagaccgtcagaaaatggtttgtggtttgctaaatcacaagaagCGTCGTCGGAAATTTGGCGATCCGAAATTTGTGGTGGCcagtctgaaagaccgctggaaaaatggtttatggtttGAAGAATATTAAAGCCTTGCCTGAAAGACCGTAATaaattggtttgtggtttgcaaaattacaatccgcgtctggaagatcggtggaaatggtttgttgtttagaaaactataaggcgtgtctgaaaggtgaccgaaaaaatgtattgtagttTGTGAAACTACAAGATGAGTATGGAAGAGGAAAATATTTCACGATCtagaaaatttcagaaaatgtcctgcgagcattgattttgattaaaacaaatttagattacATGAAGCCACTTGGAAACGTACATAAGACTACCAGTCGAGCTATTATATAACGAAATCTGATAGAAATGGAGAAATATGCAATACTGTACTGTTCGAAACTGTTCggaaagccaaatatattatctAGAAATTTTTCTTGGAATGTACTGACTTAGTAGCCATAGCGGGATTACCTGTAGGAGCAGATAtcttggaatttgaaaaattaataaggtTGCCGGATTTTACAAAGCTATTCGGAAGTTCGAATTCATTATACGTAaattagtttggagttattggctagtAATACTAGTTGATGGCAAATGGTTGATGGTGTACTGTACGCGGAACTAAAAGTTGGATTAAATGtacggatttggaatggatttgaattggatttcgatttggtttggacttggattggatttggattggatttggtttggatttggatttggattggatttggattggatttggattggattggatttggattgaatttggattgaatttggattggattggatttggattggatttggattggatttggatttgaatttgatttggatttgatttggattggatttgaattggatctggattggatttggaatggatttggattgaatttggattagcatgtattttcttatcattattaggttgttcttaaatcttattagtaatgaagttcaacgccggttagttttggattgcatttgggtaagatttggaatgttttttggaagaaattgtcattgtatttgacaaacgAAGGAAGGCTTCaaaaatttgttgttctctaatcaTCCAATGAAAGTATGATGATGCGTATGATTGATGCGGATACAAAAACATTCTATATAGTTCTGAAACTATCAATTCATTGCATTGGTTGTagagcagaactgttcggtaaataattttacagatttccggttgttttgacagttgaacaattactatgtctgaaactcgataatgcatatgcacaacatgtgatagatttagttcggaaaaggtattggagaaTAATCGCCCCTTTGGTGGGCTTTGATCCtacgaccccagtacgctagacaggtgctttccactccgggtggcttaatacccggcatataggcaattaactttgaatgtactgaactcgagtggcgatctctcttcgcttatgtggtcgggtcgggatctgacgaccaactggcacaacctcacacaaccctacttcattgagcgccgttgccgatgaagcaagtgtgtaggagtcggacaatactaaatactcatccttcttggttggcatgtgtacaaaaatacataagagagagttagttctgaaaaagTATTGCGAGTGTTCGGCTGATGgcccggtgctgggaatttggtttcgtCAATACCCGCTAAGCTGTGGAGGACGacagaggtccttcgtagcttagtaggaaaagcacctgtctagcgtactgaggtcGTGGGAGCAAGGctaccgaaggggcggttaccctccaatatcttttacgaactaaatctatcgcatgtgtgcatatgcataatcgagtttcagacatagtaattaatttccactccgggtggcttaataacTTTGAAATGTACTGAGTTGAAAAATGGtaaaaatcacataaaatcGGTGAAACAATTACCGAACAATTCTGCTGTTAAGATTTTGATGAATTTCACCGAAATTTAatgaaatctgtgaaatgatttctgtatgtatgtatcaTTGTATCGTACAGGGGAAATACATAACTTGTTATTATATGCTAAACAAGATTACtatgttggaaattttctcgcctTTTTGCAGTATATTGGTAATTTTACACCATTTAGGAATTGAGAAATTCAGTTATTCTGGAACTTGACATTTTAAGAACTTGAAAGTTAAGGAACTAGATGAATTTAGCATTCCAGaagttaaaaatttaagaatttcgaAGTTATAAGATTTAGATGCTTCTGAGTAGAAATTATGAAATACGAGAAATTtggaattcaggaatttagaaattcagaaaCGTGAGATATTAAACATTTTGCAATTTTAAGCTTCAAGAACTATGGACTTAACTTAAAATCTTGgaatttagatattttagaaTTTGGTagttaaagaaaaaaatattcgttTATTGTCCCATCTTAccacagcatttttttttcaattcaaagaaaaatagtCATTCTCTCCAATGAATCGAAATACCCCGAATTGGAAATACTCCAATACTTTGCATCTAACCGAACAGCTGTTTATGATCATGCAACACTATAATGTATATGTATCGTGGTATATGATATAGAtcaaatacaaaaacaaattatgttggcaattagaaaaaaaaatgaactgccAATGTTCTCGTGTTTTCGGTTTTAACACATTCAATTTTAACCGATGAGGTTTAGAAAGTAATCTGTTCGAATATATTCAGCAAATCTCTTAGATAGACACGGACACGACACAATCTAATTTCTAATGCAAATCATAACTCTGGATGGCAGGTCCAATTGTTTTAGATACCGTCAACTTCTCCAAGGAAGCCGATAAAGCCCGTCAGCTAGACTTCGATATGGCTCAGGCAATCGAACAGTACCTTGGTATCGAGAACTCCGAAGAATCGCgtcaaaatttattcgaaaatctgGTTAATAAACGAGGCGATGTGTCGAGCCTGGACTCTCTGCAAATCTTGTCCAAAGATCTGAAAATAGTAGCGGGAAAGGAACGCGTTGTGGCCATACCAGGATATCCCATACTGGTCCAGGATTATATAAAGCTGgaaaatgcagaacaaaatttgcaAGCTTTCGCTCGGAAAACTGGTAGCAATGTAGTCGTGCTTATGGGCATGAAGGTCAATGCTGAAAACGGGAGCGTCAGGAGAGATTTAGGAATAATAAACATAAATGATCCTAATCTGCAAGAGTCGGTAAAGCAAAATTGGCCAGAAGaataagaaatttcttctaatATGTTATTTTGTTTCAGATTCTTTCTGTGATATCTTCTAGTACAGAACCAGATTTTAAACTAACGAAGCTGGATGTCAATTTTTTACAGGGAAGCTTTTTCGAGCAATCAAATATCAAGGCATCCAGAAAGCAACTTTTACCTTTAGTTAGTGATatatttaatgaaaaatgttaaACCTTAATACCCTACATTAATTTGGTTCTTGTAAGATATCACAGCCTTGCCCTATTAtccgtggtatttatgagggtgtcgctaagttggtggcctctcgttaagtaagtaccacatcaacacttccttcctctccctagttacgatgaagatgggcgtggccagtcctcatgcttttgttatttttgtttaagacttgAATCAAGGTCCACTCCCctttttgatttctgatagcattaaagatctcaaaagtaaaacatgagtatcactagtgttcaatctacgaattacaccgtaacaaagCTAATGCTAATATCACAGCCTTGCACTATTATTGCCATATTTTTAAGAAGAATTATCATTAATAAAAGCAGAGACATTTTGAATAAACTGCGTTTCTGcatggccggggttctgccaaatcaaaCCAAGCGTCAGTCAAAAATACCCAAGTTTTCGTGTTGCAGAACCAATTGTTAAAAATCTTATGTACGTATTAATTGATATGAGTTATATTTCCGTTTACGTACGTATTTTTACGTGCACGTCCACTTA
The nucleotide sequence above comes from Armigeres subalbatus isolate Guangzhou_Male chromosome 3, GZ_Asu_2, whole genome shotgun sequence. Encoded proteins:
- the LOC134223468 gene encoding exopolyphosphatase PRUNE1 → MNNFIKHCRKSLKLPRIVVIGNESCDLDSAVCSIALAFHLSNSLDGFLRTVKGSDCVVPVLNVTREDLPLKTEVVYFLQENRVELNDLICKDEIDLPDGQRAETSYVLVDHHLSKLRLNVVGVIDHRPFDSNSKLNAGIFQLIEQVGSCATLVSKIVLDSVNLHEKSSDIADLLKFLYGPIVLDTVNFSKEADKARQLDFDMAQAIEQYLGIENSEESRQNLFENLVNKRGDVSSLDSLQILSKDLKIVAGKERVVAIPGYPILVQDYIKLENAEQNLQAFARKTGSNVVVLMGMKVNAENGSVRRDLGIININDPNLQESILSVISSSTEPDFKLTKLDVNFLQGSFFEQSNIKASRKQLLPLVSDIFNEKC